In a genomic window of Nicotiana tabacum cultivar K326 unplaced genomic scaffold, ASM71507v2 Un00011, whole genome shotgun sequence:
- the LOC107759827 gene encoding uncharacterized protein LOC107759827: MAPNGITLLQGSCSFFFRPKIVSLGTPIRRNVGINIYTATTWRIIFNLTSVDTASNYTLQLALAVAHEAELQVRINDGKAQEPHFTIGFIGGDNAIARHGIHGLYWLYNIGIQGNLLTKGANTIFLTQTIALTPYQGVMYDYLRLEGPHQ, encoded by the exons ATGGCCCCTAATGGGATTACACTACTACAGGGGTCATGCAGTTTCTTCTTTCGCCCTAAGATCGTCTCCCTTGGGACACCGATTCGAAG GAATGTAGGAATCAACATATATACTGCTACCACATGGAGAATTATATTCAATCTTACCAGTGTTGACACTGCctcaaattacactctccaaCTTGCTCTTGCTGTAGCTCATGAAGCTGAACTACAA GTTCGTATCAATGATGGAAAAGCGCAAGAACCCCATTTTACAATAGGATTTATAGGGGGAGATAATGCAATTGCAAGACATGGTATACATGGATTATATTGGCTTTACAACATCGGAATACAAGGCAATTTGCTTACTAAAGGAGCAAACACAATTTTTCTTACACAGACAATAGCTCTCACTCCCTATCAAGGGGTCATGTATGATTATCTTCGTTTAGAAGGACCTCATCAGTGA